One genomic region from Pan troglodytes isolate AG18354 chromosome 14, NHGRI_mPanTro3-v2.0_pri, whole genome shotgun sequence encodes:
- the LOC467351 gene encoding coiled-coil-helix-coiled-coil-helix domain-containing protein 2-like, whose amino-acid sequence MTPLASWAPQMRVASRPALAAQPPAAAPPTAVGSPAAVPRLMVQMATTAAGVAVGSAVGHTLGHAITGGFSGGSNAEPARPDITYQEPQGTQLAQQQQPCFYEIEQFLECAQNHGDIKLCEGFNEVLKQCRLAKRLA is encoded by the coding sequence ATGACCCCTCTAGCCAGCTGGGCCCCTCAGATGAGAGTTGCATCCAGGCCAGCACTAGCCGCTCAGCCACCAGCAGCGGCACCCCCAACTGCAGTTGGCTCTCCTGCTGCTGTGCCCCGTCTGATGGTCCAGATGGCAACCACTGCAGCTGGCGTGGCTGTGGGCTCTGCCGTGGGGCACACACTGGGTCACGCCATTACTGGGGGGTTTAGTGGAGGAAGTAATGCTGAGCCTGCGAGGCCTGACATCACTTACCAGGAGCCTCAGGGAACCCAGCtggcacagcagcagcagccttgCTTCTATGAGATCGAACAGTTTCTGGAGTGTGCCCAGAACCATGGTGACATCAAGCTCTGTGAGGGTTTCAATGAGGTGCTGAAACAGTGCCGACTGGCAAAACGATTGGCCTGA